The region GCTTTGTTAAAATCAAAACTACTTTCTTCTTTACTCATGTCAATTCTCCTTTTTTAGCTGAATATATCAGCTTTGGTTAAATTGACACAGAATTTTGAACACCCTCTATATTTTTGATGGTAATGGTAATGTGAGATGGTCAACGTTGTCAGATTCAAAGGGTAGCGCCACATCCGGGTCAACTACTTACAATGTTGCATTTGATGCTACTTCTTCCCACTACCTTATCACTTTTGGAAATGGTGATATCGGTGTAGTATCACCTTATATTGGTATGTTCTCACTGTCTGACACAGATGCAAATGATGGCTCTATAAGCCTGAAGGTTGGCATCAAAAAATAACTTGCCACAGTAATTGTTGAGGGTGCATAGCATCCTCAACAATATGGATTTAGAAAGCGACCACTTTCTTAATTTTACTTCCTAACCCCCTAAATAATATTTTTTGCTGCCTGTTCCATTACTGGTTGGCAGTTGCCGTATTTTGACATCCCCTTTCTCCCATTATTCCCCTTAGAGTGCTCCTTGGCAAAGGGAAGATATGAGGGAACTGTTTACATCAATTATGCAGTACATTTATTTGCCGATTTAATAATCTAAATCTCCGAAATAACATAATCAATCAGTGAAAATCTGTGTCCAAATACTTCTTTAAGTTTATATTCTCTTCATTAAAGATATTTTTTGAATCCATTTGCTATCCTTTTCATCTATAAGCTAAAATTAATTCTTTAATGGAGGTTATAAATTATGAGTGAATGCAGCACAAAATCATTGGTACAATTCCCGGCGCCGGACTTTACGGCCCAGGCGGTTATGCCTGATAACAGCTTTAAGGAGATCAAACTTTCCGACTATAAAGGCAAGTGGACGGTTCTCTTCTTTTACCCCCTCGATTTTACCTTTGTATGCCCTACGGAAATTACGGCCATGAGTGACAGGCACAAAGAATTCAAGGAGCTTAATGCAGAAGTTATCGGCGTTTCAGTAGATAGCCACTTCTCTCACCTGGCCTGGAAAAGCACATCCAGAAAAGAGGGCGGCCTTGGTGAGATTACCTATCCCCTGGTGGCAGACCTGAAAAAAACCATTTCTACTGATTATGGTGTTCTTCTTGATGCGGGAATTGCGCTTAGAGGTCTCTTTATTATCAACCCCGAAGGCGTTGTCCAGTACCAGGTCATTCATGATCTCGGTATCGGCAGAAGCGTCGACGAAACACTGAGAGTTCTAAAAGCAATCCAGACGGTAGCAAAAACAGGCGAAGTCTGTCCTGCCAACTGGAGCGAAGGCGGCGATACAATGAAGGGCGATCCTGAAGGTTCAAAGGAATATTTCGAAAACCACAGCTAATCAAAGAAATTGCTTTTTATTTTAAAAGGCGGCTGCAAAGTGCAGCCGCCTTTTTTTTGTTAATATTGACATTATGATCATGAAGCTATAAATTGTTATCATTTTTTTAAAGGCGACCAATGCTTATACTAAGATCGTTACTTTTTAACATTCTTTTCTGGATCGTTACTTTTACTTTATCTACTCTTGTGGTTATTTTCAGACCTTTGGGTATCAGGGCTGTCTACCCCATCGGCCGATTCTGGAGCAGGACGGGCCTTTTTCTTCTGAGAATCATCTGCGGCGTTACCTATGAAGTAAAAACCAATGGCAAACTCCCCGAAGGTCCCGCCGTATTTCTATCCAACCACCAGAGCGCCTGGGAAACGATGGCCTACCCTGCTTTGTTTCCTCCCTTCATGTGGGTACTGAAAAGAGAACTTATGTATGTACCCATCTTTGGTTGGTGTCTCATGGCGCTGGGCCATATCGGCATTAACAGAAAGGCAGGATCCAGGGCAATAAAGCAAATCAATGCAGAAGGGAAGAAAATCCTAACCAGCGGATTTAACATGATTATTTTTCCCGAAGGAACGAGAATATCTCCCGGCGAAGTGGGCAACTTCAATCCCGGAGGAGTGGGCCTCGCCATCGGAAGCGGTGTCCCCGTCGTACCGGTGACGCATAATGCGGGAAGGCTATGGGGCAAGTCTGCCTTTGCAAAAAAACCGGGCCATATTACCGTCGTTATTGACGAGCCCATTTCTACGGAAGGGCTGCCTCCATCAGACAGAAAAGCGCTCAATGAAAAGGTAAGAAACATTATTGTTAAAAGAATGGAAGAGATAAGCCCTTAATCATTGTCACCCCGGCTATTCGACCGGCTCATAACAGGCCTGCCGAAGGATCAGACCAAAGTAACAATCGTCACACCATCACCGCCTTCTCCCTGCTCACCACGCCTGTAAGAAACAACATTTTTATGGCCCTCCAGGTATTCCCTGACAGCCTTCATAAGAGCGCCAGTACCGACGCCATGAATAATCTTCACTTCACCCATACCTTTCATGGAAGCGCTGTCAATAAAAACCTCTACCTCATTAAGCGCTTCTTCCACCCTGAGACCGAGCAGTTTAATCGAGCTTTCCTGTTCATCGCTGACCAGGTAAACTTTCGACTCTTTTTTTATGCCTTTCAAAGGTTTACCGGCCGGGGGAGATAATACTTTCAACGGAACTTCAATCGTTTTCCCTCCTGCCTCAACAGTAACACGCTTACGTTTTTCGTCTACGGCAATAACCTCGGCATCGACACCCAGAGTCCTGACAAAAACCTCTTCTCCCTTTTTTACAGTATCAAGAGAAACATGCTCAACCTTACTGAATCCCTCAAGCTTCTCCTCAATAGCTAACCTCTTCTTTTCCAGTTTTTTCAAAGACCGGGCGCCTTTCCCCTTTTTTCCCTCATCAATAATATCCCTGATTTCACGTTTTGCCGAAACAACGAGATTTTTCATCTCCTCATATGCCTCCCTATAAGCCCGTTGCCGCTTCTCTTTTGCTTCTTCAAGGCGGGAAGCAAGACGGGCCTCCTTATTTTCAAGCGCTTTTTCTTTTAAAGATAGCTCCAATCTTGCTTTTTCATAAGAATCGCTCTTTTCCTTGAGTTCAACCATCAATTCCTGAAGTTCCACCTTCATGCCGCCCATCATCTCTCTGGCAAAGGTAATCACATTCTCAGGAAGGCCGAAACGGCTCGCCGTCTCAATGGCATGGGACTCACCCGGTTCACCCTCTTTGAGGCGATAAAGGGGCCTGTGGCTCTCCCTGTCAAAGGCCATGGAAGCGTTAATCATACCCTCTCCCTTTTGCACAAAGGCAACAATGTCCGTAAGGTGTGTCGTTGCAAAGACAATAGCGCCCCGCTCTTTCAGTTCCTTCAGCACACCACAGGCGATGGCTGCCCCCTCGAGAGGTTCCGTGCCCGTTCCCACTTCGTCAAGCAGGGCCAGCGTATGGGCATCGGATTTATCAATAATGGCTGAAATACGCGATACATGGGCCGAAAAGGTGGAGTGGGAACTCTCTATTGACTGTTCATCACCAATATCGACAAGAAGTTTTTTTACCAGCGGAATGGTCGAAGAAGCCTCTGCCGGCACAGGCATTCCCGACAGTCCCATGAGGATGAGCAGGCCCGCCGTCTTGATGGTAATCGTTTTCCCCCCGGCATTGGGTCCCGTAATAACCATTACCCTCTTATCCTTTTCAAGGCTTAAATGGAGGGGAACTACATTATCGATGGCACCCTCTGCAAGCTGAGCCATGAGCAGGGGATGTTTGCCTCCCTTGATGAAAATATCCCGAGATTCATTTACTCTAACCCTGTTCATGCCGAATTGATGGGCATAGCCGGCAATGCTATTTAGCATATCAAGATAAACAAGGATATTAAACTGCATCTCAATCCCGGTGGAAACTTCCCTGATAGCGACACAAACGCGCCTTAAAATCTTTATGACTTCCGCCTTTTCATCGGCAATAAGATTTTCCAGTTCATTGACGAGTCCGATAATTTCGAGAGGTTCGACGAAGGCTGTCTCTCCCGTATTGGATACGTCATGAACAACACCTGCCACCTGCCCCTTTGAGTCCATCCTGACAGGAATAACCCAGCGTTCCCCCCGTCTCGTTATAAAGTCATCCTGGAGAAAAGGGGCGATTTTCTCATCTCTCGTTATCTCTTCCAGCCTCTTGCCGACACGGCTGTTCATGGCTCTCAATTTTTTTCTCAACTCCGCAAGCAGAGGGGATGCTTCATCGACGACCTTTCCTTCCCTGTCAAAGGTGCGCACAAGGAGTTTTAGAAGGGGAGGAAAACCGGTGAGCTCTTGCGTTACTTCCCCTAAAAGCGGCATATCCTCTCTGTCACACATCTGGACTGCTATGTCGCCCATAACGGAGAGCGTACCTCGAATATGGAGATACTCGGAAGAATCAAGCATGGCGCCTTCGGGCTTTACCCTTTTGAGAGTATCCCTTATGTCTTCATACCTTGAGATGGCAAGCCTTTCGTCACCCTTATAAAGATCGATAAGTTCACCGATCTCTCCCCCTCTTTTTTTAATTTCACCTAAAGTGGAAAGAGGCCTTATATCAAGTACAGCCCTTTCACCGGCGCGGCTGCGGCTGCGGCCCGATATAATCTTTAAAACCTTGTCGAATTCCAGGGTTTTTATCGTATCTTTTTCAATCATTAAGCTTTCCTGTATTATCCTCTTTGTCCCTGCTCTCAGCATCGTATTTGGCCAGGGATCTTTTTTTCTTCTTTGCCTTTTGCTTCCTGATCTTGTCTCTCTCGGCGCTTTGCCTGCTTTTTCCCGTCAAATGTTCTTCGATCCTGTCGGCAAGTTCGCGCCTTGCCAGAAACCTGTTAATGGACTGACTCCTGTCCTTCATACATTTAACGGCAATGCCCGTGGGGATATGTTTGACATAAACGGAGGCGGAAGTTTTATTCACTTTCTGTCCTCCCCGCCCGGACGCCTTGATAAACTTCTCTTCCAAATCCTCTTCACGGATTTCAAGTTCCTCCATTTTTTCCTGGAGAGCCCTGTTTTTCTTTTCACTAACAGCAAATGTAATCAAATTTGTTACCTCCTTCCCGATGAGTGATTATAACGCGGGAAAGGGCAGGGTAAAACCTAAAAAATTTTGACGGGATTTAACAGAAATATTCACGGGGAGAGGTCTTAAGCCGACCTTCAGAATTAGCCGATAACATCCCTCAAGGCATCTTCCAAATGGGTAAAATGAAAATGATAGCCCTTGTTAACGGCTGAAGTGGGAACTGCTCTTTGTCCCGTAAGCAGGAGCCGCGACATCTCTCCAAAGGCGAGTTTCAAAAAAAAGGCGGGAAGAGGCATGAGCGTGGGACGGCGAAGAACCTTCGCCAGTGTTTTCGTAAACTCATTATTCGTTACGGGATTGGGTGCCGTTGCATTAAAAACACCCTCCATTTCGTCATTTTTGAGAACAAAAAGGATGAGACCGGTAATATCATCGATATGAATCCAGGGCATCCACTGTCTGCCGTTACCGAGGCGTCCGCCCAGACCCATACTGAAAGGAAAGAGCATCTTCTGAAGAAAACCGCCGTTCCTGCCGATAACAAGCCCTATCCTGAGGATAGTCAGCATGACACCGTACTCTAAAACCCTGCAGGCTTCACTCTCCCATTCCTGGCAGAGACGATGCGTAAATTCATCATGGAAGGGCGAATCCTCATCGAGAATCCTGTCCCCTCCATTCCCGTAATAACCGACAGCAGACCCCGATATAAGGCGTTTGGGCTTGTTTTTGACTCTCTCAACATAGGCTGCAATTTTCTTTGTCGTCTCTGTCCTGCTTTTTATAAGCAATTCTTTCCTGGCCTTGCTCCAGCGCCCTTCGGCAACAGGCGCGCCGGCAAGATTGATTATGGCTTCAAATTGCAGGTCATCAGGCAAATCATCGAGGGATCCCACCGCCGAAACAGATTCACCACACAACTTTTTCACACTTTTCGGCCTTCTGCTCAATAGAGTAACAGAATATCCCTCAAGTGAAAGAATTCTGCAGAGCTTCCTTCCGATAAAGCCGGTACCGCCTGTAATGAGAATATTTTTGCTCATAATAAGAACTTTAATGTCTTTTTTCTATATTATTTGATGAAGTATGTCAATGTAAAAACAAGACTTATTTATACTGAATAAAATGGCAGGCATGATATTATGTGCCGGAGGGGTAAAAAGAAAGTAGCGGGGCCGGGATGGACCCCGCCATTGCAGTATTTTCTACTGCGTCACTAAAAACCAGTCATGCTGATCATCACCAATGGGAGCCCCGCGGTTTAACCAACTAAAATATGCCGCTTCTTCGTGCTCCCGATGGTTGAACTTTGTTGCAGATTTTTTTCTTCCCTTTGCCGCAGTGCCCGTTTTTTTTGCCGTGCTGCTTCTTTTTGTTGCTGCTGCTTGTGCCATAGCAATCCCCCTTACATCAAATATTTAATATAAATAAAACAGGTAATTTTTACTTTGTCAAATGAAGAGAATATTTTTTTAAATTTTTTATCTATTTATTTTCACTGAGGAAGCAACCATTAGGTGGAGATTCAAATTCTATATAATTACCGGAAATACCATAAAGCAAGCCTCTCCCTTTTAAGTTGGATCACCGGCAGCTATTCTCCCCAATCCGGGATAAAGCAGGAAGGCAGTCTCCGCGCTCATACACCACTGCCTGCGGCGAGGTGGTTGAACAAACTTGACAGCAAAAAGCAAGGATAATTTCTTTATCAGGCCCCCTTGAGAGCCCCCTGGATGCCCTGTGAAAAATCTGTAGGAACGGTAACGGCGCGTCCACCCATCTCTTTATCCAGCATAAGAAGCGCATTGGGATCATCCCCTATGAGTTTAAGCCTGGCAAGAATTTCTCCTACCGTATCCTCCTCTTCCACCTGCTCGGTTACATACCAGTGCAGAAAGATCTGCGTTGCATGGTCACGCTCTTCAATGGCCATTTCAAGAAGATCATTGATGTTTTTAGTCATGTACCTTTCATGGTCCAGTGTCTGCTGAACCATATCGAGAGCAGACTTGAAACCTCTCGGAGGCTCCTCTATGGCAGTGAGAATGATTTCTCCCCCCTGGCTCTGAACATATTCATACATCTTCATGGCATGCATCATCTCTTCATGATACTGGGCCATAAACCAGGTGGAAAAACCTTTAAGGCCCGTTGATGAACTGTGGGCCGACATGGACATATAAATATAGGCTGAATGCAACTCTTCATTAATATGCCTGACTAAAGCCTTTTCCATTTTTTTAGCTAACATGGCTAATGCCTCCTCTTAATATATTTCAGTAAACTATAATCTCTTGAAAAATCCTTGTCAAATACCTTTTATACGAATCCTATGCCCTATGCCTTCTCCTCCACTACTTCCCCTTCCCCCAGATTAAAAGCATCGTGCAATACCCTTACGGCAAGCTCGGTATATTTGGAATCAATAACGCAGGAGACCTTGATTTCCGACGTGCTAATCATCTGAATGTTGATTCCCTCACGGGACAGCGCACCAAAAACCGACGATGCAATTCCGGCATGGCTTCTCATCCCCACACCGATGACGGACACCTTGGAAATATTGGTATCACCTGCCACCCCTTTTGCACCCAGTTCCCTGCCCGTCTTTTCCACCAGTTCAAAGGCCTTCTCATAATCGCCTTTAGGCACGGTGAAAGTCATATCCGTATAGCCGTCTTCACTGATGTTCTGAATAATCATATCCACATTGATATTTGCGTCTGCTATGGGACCAAAAAGGCTGGCGGCAATACCGGGCTTGTCGGGAACCCTGATTATCGTTATCTTTGCCTCATCCTTGTTATATGCAACGCCAGATACTGCAACCTTCTCCATATCCTTATCCTCCTTTGTTACCATTGTGCCACTGTTTTTCGAAAAGGTGGACCTTACGTGAACAGGCACATTATACTTTTTTGCAAATTCCACAGACCGGGTCTGCAATACTTTAGCGCCGAGGCTGGCCATTTCCAGCATTTCATCATAGGAAATTTTCTTAAGTTTCCTTGCATTATCGCAGATATTGGGATCTGTCGTATAGACACCCTCCACATCGGTGTAAATATCGCAAACGTCGGCATTAAGGGCGGCTGCAATAGCAACGG is a window of Deltaproteobacteria bacterium DNA encoding:
- a CDS encoding peroxiredoxin, giving the protein MSECSTKSLVQFPAPDFTAQAVMPDNSFKEIKLSDYKGKWTVLFFYPLDFTFVCPTEITAMSDRHKEFKELNAEVIGVSVDSHFSHLAWKSTSRKEGGLGEITYPLVADLKKTISTDYGVLLDAGIALRGLFIINPEGVVQYQVIHDLGIGRSVDETLRVLKAIQTVAKTGEVCPANWSEGGDTMKGDPEGSKEYFENHS
- a CDS encoding 1-acyl-sn-glycerol-3-phosphate acyltransferase yields the protein MLILRSLLFNILFWIVTFTLSTLVVIFRPLGIRAVYPIGRFWSRTGLFLLRIICGVTYEVKTNGKLPEGPAVFLSNHQSAWETMAYPALFPPFMWVLKRELMYVPIFGWCLMALGHIGINRKAGSRAIKQINAEGKKILTSGFNMIIFPEGTRISPGEVGNFNPGGVGLAIGSGVPVVPVTHNAGRLWGKSAFAKKPGHITVVIDEPISTEGLPPSDRKALNEKVRNIIVKRMEEISP
- a CDS encoding endonuclease MutS2, which encodes MIEKDTIKTLEFDKVLKIISGRSRSRAGERAVLDIRPLSTLGEIKKRGGEIGELIDLYKGDERLAISRYEDIRDTLKRVKPEGAMLDSSEYLHIRGTLSVMGDIAVQMCDREDMPLLGEVTQELTGFPPLLKLLVRTFDREGKVVDEASPLLAELRKKLRAMNSRVGKRLEEITRDEKIAPFLQDDFITRRGERWVIPVRMDSKGQVAGVVHDVSNTGETAFVEPLEIIGLVNELENLIADEKAEVIKILRRVCVAIREVSTGIEMQFNILVYLDMLNSIAGYAHQFGMNRVRVNESRDIFIKGGKHPLLMAQLAEGAIDNVVPLHLSLEKDKRVMVITGPNAGGKTITIKTAGLLILMGLSGMPVPAEASSTIPLVKKLLVDIGDEQSIESSHSTFSAHVSRISAIIDKSDAHTLALLDEVGTGTEPLEGAAIACGVLKELKERGAIVFATTHLTDIVAFVQKGEGMINASMAFDRESHRPLYRLKEGEPGESHAIETASRFGLPENVITFAREMMGGMKVELQELMVELKEKSDSYEKARLELSLKEKALENKEARLASRLEEAKEKRQRAYREAYEEMKNLVVSAKREIRDIIDEGKKGKGARSLKKLEKKRLAIEEKLEGFSKVEHVSLDTVKKGEEVFVRTLGVDAEVIAVDEKRKRVTVEAGGKTIEVPLKVLSPPAGKPLKGIKKESKVYLVSDEQESSIKLLGLRVEEALNEVEVFIDSASMKGMGEVKIIHGVGTGALMKAVREYLEGHKNVVSYRRGEQGEGGDGVTIVTLV
- a CDS encoding peptide chain release factor-like protein, with the protein product MITFAVSEKKNRALQEKMEELEIREEDLEEKFIKASGRGGQKVNKTSASVYVKHIPTGIAVKCMKDRSQSINRFLARRELADRIEEHLTGKSRQSAERDKIRKQKAKKKKRSLAKYDAESRDKEDNTGKLND
- a CDS encoding TIGR01777 family oxidoreductase, which encodes MSKNILITGGTGFIGRKLCRILSLEGYSVTLLSRRPKSVKKLCGESVSAVGSLDDLPDDLQFEAIINLAGAPVAEGRWSKARKELLIKSRTETTKKIAAYVERVKNKPKRLISGSAVGYYGNGGDRILDEDSPFHDEFTHRLCQEWESEACRVLEYGVMLTILRIGLVIGRNGGFLQKMLFPFSMGLGGRLGNGRQWMPWIHIDDITGLILFVLKNDEMEGVFNATAPNPVTNNEFTKTLAKVLRRPTLMPLPAFFLKLAFGEMSRLLLTGQRAVPTSAVNKGYHFHFTHLEDALRDVIG
- a CDS encoding DUF2934 domain-containing protein gives rise to the protein MAQAAATKRSSTAKKTGTAAKGRKKSATKFNHREHEEAAYFSWLNRGAPIGDDQHDWFLVTQ
- a CDS encoding ferritin; this translates as MLAKKMEKALVRHINEELHSAYIYMSMSAHSSSTGLKGFSTWFMAQYHEEMMHAMKMYEYVQSQGGEIILTAIEEPPRGFKSALDMVQQTLDHERYMTKNINDLLEMAIEERDHATQIFLHWYVTEQVEEEDTVGEILARLKLIGDDPNALLMLDKEMGGRAVTVPTDFSQGIQGALKGA
- a CDS encoding aspartate kinase gives rise to the protein MALVVQKFGGTSVGTVEKIRNVAKRVICEREKGNDVIVVVSAMSGETNKLVSMAREIAERPVEREYDVLVSTGEQVTIALLAMALHDMECKAVSYTASQVKIVTDSAHSRARIKRIDSEKIHKNLHDGKVVVVAGFQGVDEEGNLTTLGRGGSDTSAVAIAAALNADVCDIYTDVEGVYTTDPNICDNARKLKKISYDEMLEMASLGAKVLQTRSVEFAKKYNVPVHVRSTFSKNSGTMVTKEDKDMEKVAVSGVAYNKDEAKITIIRVPDKPGIAASLFGPIADANINVDMIIQNISEDGYTDMTFTVPKGDYEKAFELVEKTGRELGAKGVAGDTNISKVSVIGVGMRSHAGIASSVFGALSREGINIQMISTSEIKVSCVIDSKYTELAVRVLHDAFNLGEGEVVEEKA